A genome region from Littorina saxatilis isolate snail1 linkage group LG16, US_GU_Lsax_2.0, whole genome shotgun sequence includes the following:
- the LOC138951055 gene encoding uncharacterized protein, which yields MYPALVTPCKQDKSRADPLHVAEKAPQENKWGKKHSCKFCSKMVVKMSTHLTKVHAHGADVAAVLRLPKGSKERRNGFVRLLNEGDYKHNYDVLEGQSGTVIPKYRKAGRQVGQLSACRFCQGLYAKSLLSKHLHNCPQNPDPSKHLKWGECSKVGSYMLPIGKEKNSAFFQAVVGRMRDDAVMRVIANDSLIIKFGSRLFYKKDVEEHTRGNISSRLRELGRLVLELKAKSEMKVASLKQALDPIHFDLVIETVRAMAHFEEPSHAYKKGNLALKLGYSLKTCCKILVSEAIKSSDKLLLEKVQNFSSLLASDWHDSVSAGAAQSVTMAKMNKQLLLPSLKDVEKVNGVINEDMQSTEYSVLAKATLASLTIFNRKRGGELQRMKVQDFQVLQSSSIEEEMLKTLTTTEQKLVKILQRVEIKGKFTRPVPILLTPSMVHAVERLLKMRAEKDITSPYLFASSGEKPFRDSDVLRTYAQKAQVDSESLFTATNLRKQLATLSQAMELSKLEEDQLAGFLGHDIRIHRGVYRKPIQIVQKAKVASVLFKLNRGVDIPEEIDEKSLEEEILPADEENEDEEPAATASAEVSKEERPPSCSLSNENTAGACASVGDVSLTIAPATSTSAKGGKTLTQKRRPDGTKTQKKMPWKKEEIAAVEKHLAACFSMNKVPQKLEAERCKQAESSVLKHRSWKDIKYCVHNRLKQIRSK from the coding sequence ATGTATCCTGCCCTAGTTACACCTTGCAAACAAGACAAATCTAGAGCTGATCCTTTACATGTTGCAGAAAAAGCTCCCCAGGAAAACAAATGGGGTAAAAAACATTCATGCAAATTTTGTTCAAAAATGGTAGTAAAAATGTCGACACATTTGACAAAGGTCCATGCTCACGGAGCGGATGTGGCGGCAGTTTTGAGACTTCCCAAAGGATCCAAAGAGAGAAGGAACGGGTTTGTAAGATTGCTCAATGAGGGAGACTATAAACATAACTATGATGTGTTGGAAGGCCAGTCCGGAACAGTCATTCCAAAGTACAGAAAAGCAGGTCGCCAGGTAGGTCAACTTTCAGCCTGCAGGTTTTGCCAAGGGCTGTATGCCAAGTCCCTGTTGAGTAAGCATTTGCACAACTGTCCACAAAATCCAGATCCAAGTAAGCACTTGAAGTGGGGCGAGTGTTCCAAGGTAGGATCATACATGCTTCCCAttggaaaagaaaagaacagtgCCTTCTTTCAAGCTGTTGTTGGAAGAATGAGAGATGACGCCGTCATGAGAGTCATAGCAAATGACAGTCTGATCATCAAGTTTGGTTCCAGGTTGTTCTACAAAAAAGATGTGGAAGAACATACCAGGGGCAACATCAGCAGCCGGCTGAGAGAACTAGGGCGTTTGGTCTTGGAGTTAAAGGCAAAATCTGAAATGAAGGTTGCAAGCCTTAAACAAGCACTTGATCCTATCCATTTTGATTTGGTCATTGAAACAGTCCGAGCCATGGCTCACTTTGAAGAACCAAGCCATGCTTACAAGAAAGGGAACCTGGCTCTCAAACTTGGCTACTCTCTGAAGACCTGCTGTAAAATTCTTGTGTCGGAAGCCATCAAATCCAGTGACAAGCTTTTGCTGGAAAAAGTCCAAAACTTTTCTTCTCTCTTGGCGAGTGATTGGCATGATTCTGTCTCAGCAGGTGCTGCTCAGTCGGTCACAATGGCTAAAATGAACAAACAGCTCCTCCTTCCCTCTTTGAAAGACGTCGAGAAAGTGAATGGTGTGATCAACGAGGACATGCAATCAACTGAATACAGTGTCCTGGCCAAAGCCACACTAGCCTCTCTGACCATCTTCAACAGAAAAAGAGGAGGGGAGTTGCAGAGAATGAAAGTTCAGGACTTTCAAGTGTTGCAGTCGTCGTCAATTGAGGAGGAAATGCTGAAAACTCTGACAACAACTGAGCAAAAGCTTGTCAAGATCCTACAAAGAGTGGAAATCAAAGGAAAGTTCACACGACCTGTGCCCATCCTCTTGACACCAAGCATGGTTCATGCTGTTGAGCGTTTGTTGAAGATGAGAGCTGAGAAAGACATCACAAGTCCATACTTATTTGCCTCAAGTGGTGAGAAGCCCTTTAGGGACTCTGACGTCCTTAGGACCTATGCACAGAAGGCGCAGGTGGATTCTGAATCACTGTTCACAGCCACCAACCTCAGGAAACAACTAGCAACACTTAGCCAAGCGATGGAGTTGTCAAAGTTAGAGGAAGACCAACTGGCAGGCTTTCTCGGACATGACATTCGCATCCACAGGGGTGTCTACAGAAAGCCAATTCAGATTGTTCAGAAGGCAAAGGTAGCCAGTGTCCTCTTCAAACTCAACAGAGGTGTTGATATACCCGAAGAAATTGACGAAAAGAGTCTTGAAGAAGAAATTCTACCTGCAGATGAAGAGAATGAAGATGAGGAACCTGCTGCCACTGCCAGCGCTGAAGTGTCTAAAGAAGAAAGACCACCATCTTGCTCTCTTTCAAATGAAAATACAGCTGGAGCTTGTGCATCCGTTGGTGATGTTTCCCTTACCATCGCCCCAGCTACCAGTACATCAGCTAAAGGGGGTAAAACACTGACTCAGAAGAGAAGGCCTGATGGAACAAAAACTCAGAAGAAAATGCCttggaaaaaagaggaaattgCTGCAGTTGAGAAACATTTGGCTGCATGTTTTTCAATGAATAAAGTCCCGCAAAAACTTGAAGCAGAAAGATGCAAACAGGCAGAAAGTAGTGTTCTAAAGCACAGATCCTGGAAGGACATTAAATACTGTGTCCACAATCGTCTCAAGCAAATAAGGTCAAAGTAG